GTGTCGCGGTCGAGCCCGGCCGCGGAGAAGGACTCGTTGGCGCCGTCGTTCGCGAGCATGAGCAGTTCGCCGCCGCCGTCGACGATGACGTACTTCACCGAGGTCGGCTCGTCGGCGTCGACGAGCACCTGCCCGGGGTCGACGCCGGCGCTGGCGAGTTCGCGGAGGGCTAACGCGCCCGACTCGTCGCCGCCGACGCTGCCGTAGACGACCGACTGGCCGCCGAGGTCGACGAGTCCGACGGCGACGTTCGCGGCGCTGCCGCCGCCGGACTGTTCGAGCCGCTCGATCCGCGTCTCCCCGTCCGGCTCGGGCAGGCGGTCGACGTGGATTGTCACGTCCCAGTTGATGTGGCCGGCCGAGACGACCTTCGGCACGCGGTCGGCGTCGTCCGGGTTCAGGTCGGGGTCGCGGTCGACCGCGGGGTCGACGCCGTCCGGACCGCCCTCGCCGCCTCCGTCGACGCCGTCCGGACCGCCCTCGCCGCCTCCGTCGACGCCGTTCGGATCGCCCTCGCCGCCTCCGTCGGCGGCTCCGGTCCCGTCGCCGCCGTCGATGTCGTCCGGCGCGTCGCCCTCCCACTCGTCCACCTCGCGGTCCCACTCCGCGACCGTCTCGTCCCAGTTGTCAACGCCGTCGCCGTCCTCGGCGTCGGGGTCGAGGTCGCGCCCCTCGCCGTCGTCGGTCGGAGATCCGTCGACCGCGCCGTCGTCGCGCCCGCTCATTGTTCGGCCCACGGCTCGGCGGCGCCCTCACCGAACAGCTCCCGCATCAGCGCCACGATGCTCTCGGGGGGGAACTGGCCGTGCTCGGTGACGATCGCGTCCATGTACCGCGGCGGCGTCACGTCGAACGCGGGGTTCTCGACTTCTATCTCGCCGATCTCCTCGCGGGCGTCGGGGGCGATCACCTCGGCCTCGTCGCGCATCTCGATCTCGACGGTGTGGCCCGTCAGGGTCTCCGGGTGGAGCTTGATCGTCTGGGCCGCGGTCATGATCGGGACGCCGCGCTCGCGGGCGTTGACCGCGAGTCCCGAGGTGCCGATCTTGTTGATCACGCCGCCGTCCGCCGCGATGGAGTCGGCCCCGACGACGACGTGGTCGACCTCGTCGAGGTAGCGCCGCGCCGCGGAGTCGACGATGAGCGTGACCGGGACGCCCATCTCGCGGAGCGCCTCGGCCGTGATGTGGCCCTGCTGTCGCGGCCGCGTCTCCTTGACGACCGCCGAGATCGACTTCCCCTGCTCGACTGCCGCCTCGATACACGCCAGGGCGTCCGTGGAGTGGCAGTGGGTCATCACCGTGTCGCCGTCCGCGAGGCGGTTCGCGCCGACCTGCCCGAGGTCCTCCTGCGCCCGGTCGAGCTGTTCGACGAACGCCTCGCTCGCGTCGACGACGCTCCGGCGGAGCCGGTCGACCGAGTCGCCTTCCATCCGCTGGAGGACGTACCGGAGGGCGTTCGGAAGCGACACCGCGGTCGGGCGCGTCTCGCGGAGGTCTCGCGCGGCCGCCCGCATCGACGCGCGGAACGCCGCGGGGTCGCTCGCGGTCGCGTCCGCATCGGCTGCCGCCTCCGCCTGATCGGCGAGCGCCTCGGCGGCCGCGGAGGCGATGGTCGCCGCGCCGCGGATCTCCATCGTGGCGATCGACTCGGCGGTCTCGCTGACCGCCGGCGCCGGCTCCGTGTCTGTCATACCGATCCCGTAACCCGCCCCGCTATTTATAAAACCGGCTCTCCGCTGGGCGGTCGAGCGGGCGACTACTCGCCGTCGTCCGGCTGCTGCCCGTAGCTCTCGAAGCGCTCCTCGACGGTCGCCATCTGCTCGTCGGTGAGGACGTGCGGCTCGCCCACGGCGGACGCGCGCAGGTAGAGCCGGCAGATGTCCTCGACGTGGCGGGTGTTCTCGACCGCCGTCTCGACGTCGGGGCCGGTCACCACGAGCCCGTGGTTCGCT
The sequence above is a segment of the Halorubrum sp. 2020YC2 genome. Coding sequences within it:
- a CDS encoding PfkB family carbohydrate kinase, with protein sequence MSGRDDGAVDGSPTDDGEGRDLDPDAEDGDGVDNWDETVAEWDREVDEWEGDAPDDIDGGDGTGAADGGGEGDPNGVDGGGEGGPDGVDGGGEGGPDGVDPAVDRDPDLNPDDADRVPKVVSAGHINWDVTIHVDRLPEPDGETRIERLEQSGGGSAANVAVGLVDLGGQSVVYGSVGGDESGALALRELASAGVDPGQVLVDADEPTSVKYVIVDGGGELLMLANDGANESFSAAGLDRDTLAAADHLHLTGQQPETAAALATAAAEAGATRSFDPGRRVADREFDAALHASDVLFLNDREADALAAETDVDPWEPDDRVVAIKLGDEGATVRTPHGSVSHPGFDADPVDTTGAGDAFAAGFLAAALREPEITGDGFSHDPRDYQVPILVGNACGAVATESVTARTDLSWDRVRERMGDSPETDLLIEVRA
- a CDS encoding ribose 1,5-bisphosphate isomerase codes for the protein MTDTEPAPAVSETAESIATMEIRGAATIASAAAEALADQAEAAADADATASDPAAFRASMRAAARDLRETRPTAVSLPNALRYVLQRMEGDSVDRLRRSVVDASEAFVEQLDRAQEDLGQVGANRLADGDTVMTHCHSTDALACIEAAVEQGKSISAVVKETRPRQQGHITAEALREMGVPVTLIVDSAARRYLDEVDHVVVGADSIAADGGVINKIGTSGLAVNARERGVPIMTAAQTIKLHPETLTGHTVEIEMRDEAEVIAPDAREEIGEIEVENPAFDVTPPRYMDAIVTEHGQFPPESIVALMRELFGEGAAEPWAEQ